The following proteins are encoded in a genomic region of Liolophura sinensis isolate JHLJ2023 chromosome 7, CUHK_Ljap_v2, whole genome shotgun sequence:
- the LOC135470634 gene encoding uncharacterized protein LOC135470634: MPVNKFSVNQTPVNKTPANKFPVNKMHVRKFPINNMAVNKCPVNKIPVNKFPSRRHLYPLNKIPVNTSPVNRMPVNKFPVNRMPVNKFPVSRMPVNKFPVNRMPVNKWLIKKNSVNI; this comes from the coding sequence ATGCCTGTAAACAAGTTCTCTGTCAACCAGACGCCTGTCAACAAGACGCCTGCaaacaaattccctgtcaaCAAGATGCATGTAAGAAAATTCCCTATCAACAACATGGCTGTAAACAAATGCCCTGTCAACAAGATACCTGTAAACAAGTTCCCGTCAAGAAGACACCTGTACCCCCTGAACAAGATTCCTGTAAACACGAGCCCTGTCAACAGAATGCCTGTAAACAAGTTCCCTGTCAACAGAATGCCTGTAAACAAGTTTCCTGTCAGCAGAATGCCTGTAAACAAGTTCCCAGTCAACAGAATGCCTGTAAACAAGTGGCTGATCAAGAAGAATTCTGTAAACATCTGA
- the LOC135471919 gene encoding uncharacterized protein LOC135471919, with the protein MKLKWSPPDCQKLTSFPSSYTVSYGAADTTTENSSAQCDSVAAMLQTENVCLDFPSGTVCKTSLESLKSGQMYFVCVHGISDDKSGKWVFRRAHTPDNTNLGLIVGLCIGGTVLIGIIIICCRLFWLSQNKKNDFTYPEAFRPLPDLESSYYAEINGYHTVSTEICNGESPIHTGYGNIPNGVAHHSTNGGFNILSVECPDSPGPGSSGPGSTAPGSTESGSPVPLLFPHQLPQGDLQEQISDASSNPNVSSQDLTRNNLPDRVSPEVGDSPGSDLSEDNVLPGPADSCSAGDTQLQTPGEHSQDRGETEEPSYDTDEEYDDTDWTDESDQYKKPKMAQTEDFDVFQDSSSSLQGKEMSGSTTELLTKHRAAEEGKDLVGKDNFGGPASRSNSMTSYARLSSVRQGTSTSDSSSDHTVPFPTKTRVTEEELVKQKALERHRAGVEETETRTEQTSV; encoded by the exons ATGAAGTTGAAGTGGTCTCCCCCTGACTGCCAGAAACTCACCAGTTTCCCGTCCTCATACACAGTCAGTTACGGGGCGGCCGACACCACAACTGAGAACTCCTCTGCACAGTGTGACTCAG TTGCCGCTATGTTACAAACAGAAAACGTATGTCTTGATTTTCCATCTGGAACTGTATGCAAGACAAGTCTAGAATCTCTCAAGTCAGGCCAGATGTACTTTGTGTGTGTTCATGGAATATCGGACGACAAATCCGGCAAGTGGGTCTTTCGCCGTGCAC ACACTCCAGATAATACTAACTTGGGACTGATTGTTGGCCTTTGTATTGGTGGAACGGTTTTGATCGGCATTATCATTATCTGTTGCAG ACTGTTCTGGTTAAGTCAGAACAAAAAGAACGATTTTACGTATCCTGAAGCATTTCGGCCATTGCCAGATCTAGAG AGTTCTTATTATGCTGAAATAAATGGCTATCACACCGTGTCCACCGAG ATTTGTAATGGTGAGAGCCCCATACATACGGGTTATGGCAATATCCCAAACGGTGTGGCTCATCACTCAACAAATGGTGGCTTTAACATACTGTCAGTAGAGTGTCCTGACTCCCCAGGCCCAGGGTCCTCAGGTCCGGGCTCCACAGCGCCAGGATCGACAGAGTCGGGATCCCCAGTGCCACTCCTCTTTCCTCACCAGTTACCTCAGGGGGACTTACAAGAGCAGATCTCAGATGCTTCCAGCAACCCAAACGTATCAAGCCAAGACTTAACAAGGAATAACTTACCTGATCGTGTCTCCCCTGAAGTTGGAGATTCGCCAGGGTCTGACCTGTCAGAAGACAATGTCTTACCTGGCCCTGCAGACTCCTGCTCGGCGGGAGATACGCAGCTGCAAACACCTGGTGAGCACAGTCAGGACAGGGGTGAAACAGAAGAGCCTTCATATGATACAGACGAGGAGTATGATGATACAGATTGGACAGATGAAAGCGACCAGTACAAGAAGCCGAAGATGGCTCAAACTGAGGATTTTGATGTATTCCAAGACTCATCGTCTTCGTTGCAAGGCAAAGAGATGTCTGGGTCCACAACTGAATTGTTAACGAAGCACAGAGCAGCAGAAGAAGGGAAAGATTTAGTTGGGAAGGATAATTTTGGAGGACCAGCAAGTCGGTCTAATAGCATGACCTCTTACGCTCGCCTGAGCAGTGTTAGACAAGGCACTAGTACATCAGACTCCTCTTCTGATCATACAGTACCATTCCCAACCAAGACACGTGTAACCGAGGAGGAACTGGTCAAACAAAAGGCCTTAGAGAGGCACAGGGCAGGGGTAGAGGAGACAGAGACCAGAACTGAGCAGACTAGTGTGTGA